The following proteins are co-located in the Granulicella pectinivorans genome:
- a CDS encoding APC family permease, protein MKRTLGLRGAVTLNMLDMIGVGPFITIPLVLASMGGPQAMLGWICGALLALCDGMVWAELGAAIPEAGGTYSFLRVMFPGITGRWLSFLFMFQLMFSAPLSVASGSIGLAQYGAYLWPALGRHTVTHAFHVGAYAGSVVVGPGPLVAMLAVLVAVALLYRGLEKIGQLSSAMGVVVLGTILWLLLTGLVKGHIAQAFAFPAGAFHLDHGFFLGLGAAMLISTYDFWGYYNVAFLGGEVKQPERTIPRAILISIVAVGLIYIGMQVAVLSVLPWQPLLGAQGVDARRAVVSAFMETAYGTRLGPMLGNVAAILVMITAFASIFSLLLGYSRIPFAAARDGNFFRVFGRLHPTRGFPYVSLLALGALALVFCWFSLGDVVAALVVLRICLQFLLQHVGILYLRRTQPDMPRPFRMWLYPLPALGGIVGFSYILFGRAHFGRELMLAAVVALVGSAVYWMRTRLAAGKVTLTR, encoded by the coding sequence TTGAAGCGCACGCTCGGGCTGCGCGGCGCAGTGACGCTGAACATGCTGGACATGATTGGCGTGGGGCCGTTTATTACGATCCCTTTGGTGCTGGCCTCCATGGGGGGCCCACAGGCGATGCTGGGCTGGATCTGCGGTGCTCTGCTTGCGCTGTGCGACGGCATGGTCTGGGCTGAGCTGGGTGCGGCGATTCCCGAAGCAGGCGGTACCTACAGCTTCTTGCGCGTGATGTTTCCGGGAATCACCGGCCGTTGGCTGTCGTTCCTTTTCATGTTCCAGTTGATGTTTTCTGCGCCTCTGTCGGTCGCCTCCGGATCGATCGGGTTGGCGCAGTATGGGGCGTATCTATGGCCCGCGCTCGGTCGCCACACGGTCACTCACGCGTTTCATGTGGGCGCTTATGCCGGGTCGGTGGTGGTGGGGCCTGGGCCTCTGGTGGCGATGCTTGCGGTGCTGGTCGCAGTGGCTCTGCTCTATCGCGGTCTTGAGAAGATTGGGCAGCTCTCGTCGGCGATGGGCGTGGTGGTTCTGGGAACGATCCTGTGGCTGTTGCTTACCGGGCTGGTGAAGGGGCACATCGCACAGGCGTTTGCGTTCCCGGCGGGGGCGTTTCACCTGGATCACGGCTTCTTCCTGGGATTGGGCGCGGCGATGCTGATCTCAACCTACGATTTCTGGGGCTACTACAACGTCGCCTTCCTGGGCGGCGAGGTCAAGCAGCCGGAGCGCACGATTCCGCGCGCCATCCTGATCTCCATCGTCGCGGTGGGCCTGATCTACATCGGCATGCAGGTGGCGGTGCTGTCGGTGCTTCCGTGGCAGCCTCTGCTGGGCGCGCAGGGTGTGGATGCTCGCCGCGCGGTGGTGTCGGCGTTCATGGAGACGGCGTACGGCACACGGCTTGGACCCATGCTGGGCAATGTGGCTGCGATCCTGGTGATGATTACAGCCTTTGCCAGCATCTTCTCGCTGCTGCTGGGGTACTCGCGGATTCCGTTCGCCGCGGCGCGCGATGGCAACTTCTTCCGGGTCTTTGGACGTCTGCACCCGACGCGGGGCTTTCCGTATGTGTCGCTGCTTGCCCTGGGGGCTCTGGCGCTGGTGTTCTGCTGGTTCTCGCTGGGTGATGTGGTGGCGGCGCTGGTGGTGTTGCGCATCTGCCTGCAGTTCCTGCTGCAGCATGTGGGCATCCTGTACCTGCGGCGGACGCAGCCGGATATGCCGCGGCCGTTTCGGATGTGGCTGTATCCGTTGCCTGCGCTTGGCGGGATTGTGGGCTTCTCGTACATCCTCTTTGGTCGCGCGCACTTCGGGCGGGAGTTGATGCTGGCGGCGGTGGTGGCCCTGGTGGGGTCGGCGGTGTACTGGATGCGCACGCGTCTTGCGGCTGGAAAAGTAACCTTGACCCGCTAG
- a CDS encoding Bax inhibitor-1/YccA family protein, which produces MNDFDMRRQYPMIIDAPREETASLLAKVLGITAVGFLITAFGVATAPAGGSLIGFLAVIALVFGINFTKKQNAGLALALFLALSYFMGWEIGPLVQRYMHTIGPDVVFRAAGTTGLGMAAMGCFAYLFQINYRKVSAIGFVLLIGLLLVGIASMFFHFLTPDAYSWMTLGIFTLLTVGDFARIRAGGDGRSAVSLALSIYLDAINIFLAVLQLMGGGRRRD; this is translated from the coding sequence ATGAACGATTTCGATATGCGACGGCAGTACCCGATGATCATCGATGCTCCTCGGGAAGAGACAGCGTCTCTTCTGGCGAAGGTGCTTGGGATCACGGCAGTTGGATTTCTGATTACGGCCTTTGGTGTTGCGACGGCTCCTGCGGGCGGCTCGCTCATCGGCTTCCTTGCGGTGATCGCGCTGGTCTTCGGCATCAACTTTACGAAGAAGCAGAACGCCGGGTTAGCGCTTGCTTTGTTCCTGGCGTTGAGCTACTTCATGGGTTGGGAGATTGGGCCGCTGGTGCAGCGGTATATGCACACCATTGGACCGGATGTGGTCTTCCGTGCTGCCGGAACGACGGGCCTGGGCATGGCCGCGATGGGCTGCTTTGCGTACCTGTTCCAGATCAACTATCGCAAGGTGTCGGCGATCGGCTTCGTGCTTCTGATCGGCTTGCTGCTGGTGGGGATTGCGAGCATGTTCTTCCACTTCCTGACGCCGGATGCGTACTCGTGGATGACGCTGGGTATCTTCACGTTGCTGACGGTGGGTGATTTTGCGCGTATCCGCGCAGGTGGGGATGGCCGCTCGGCTGTGTCGCTCGCGCTCTCGATCTATCTGGACGCGATCAACATCTTCCTGGCGGTGCTTCAGTTGATGGGTGGGGGACGGCGGCGCGACTAA
- a CDS encoding sulfite oxidase heme-binding subunit YedZ, producing the protein MPTRFLPYAKVLVHLLCLVPLFVLLQRYRSGALALDADPVSTITHFTGNWALWLLLVSLAVTPLRRVSPQLSNLIRFRRMLGLYAFLYATLHLATYVFLFSGYDVQAAMDGLRAGHPGVVWENFKLIWPTMLGDVQKRPFIQVGLFSWVILLLLALTSPTFVLRAMGGKNWQRLHYWVYAAAVAACVHFWWLVKAGVRTPWKDTAVLAVLLGARVAWKALDNRRKAGLVASRAA; encoded by the coding sequence ATGCCGACTCGTTTTCTCCCTTATGCCAAGGTGCTTGTGCATCTGCTTTGCCTGGTGCCTCTGTTCGTGCTGCTGCAGCGGTATCGCTCCGGCGCGCTGGCGCTCGATGCGGATCCTGTCAGCACCATTACGCACTTCACGGGCAATTGGGCGCTTTGGCTCTTGCTGGTTTCGCTGGCGGTGACACCGCTGCGGAGGGTGAGCCCGCAACTCTCGAACCTCATTCGTTTCCGGCGGATGCTTGGGCTGTATGCGTTTCTCTACGCAACGTTGCATCTGGCGACGTATGTGTTTCTCTTCTCGGGCTACGACGTGCAGGCGGCGATGGATGGATTGCGAGCGGGGCATCCGGGTGTGGTTTGGGAGAACTTCAAGCTGATCTGGCCGACGATGCTGGGCGATGTGCAGAAGCGGCCCTTCATCCAGGTGGGGTTGTTCTCGTGGGTGATCCTGCTGCTGCTGGCGTTGACCTCGCCGACGTTCGTGCTGCGGGCGATGGGCGGGAAGAACTGGCAGAGGCTTCACTACTGGGTGTATGCGGCGGCGGTGGCTGCTTGCGTTCACTTTTGGTGGCTGGTGAAGGCTGGGGTCCGGACTCCGTGGAAGGATACTGCGGTGCTGGCCGTGCTGCTGGGCGCGCGTGTGGCGTGGAAGGCGCTGGATAACCGGCGGAAGGCCGGGCTGGTGGCTTCGCGCGCTGCTTAG
- a CDS encoding PIG-L family deacetylase, whose translation MAPQSSYALLSRRSLAVASSLLLAAVAFAQKPAPTPDPANLAGEQVSAPALADTLPINHGAPALAQLLKKLRTRASLMMIVAHPDDEDGGMLTYESRGQGVRTAMLTLTRGEGGQNLMTADFNDALGLIRTQELLAADRYMGVDQFFGSVVDFGFSKTPEETLAQWTHKRVLYDTVRAVRLYRPLVLTSTWIGGVTDGHGHHQVSGQMNQEVFTAAADPNVFPEMGLPPWAPLKVYARQPFARIGPEGMFDYATGKSTPARFYNYVTKQWTATPPAANVLIPEGTPSSDPGMDGDTYLQFARKGLALQKTQNGGATRQPRATAYDAPYTRYGSRVPAKDKEQSFFEGIDISLPGIATLAPDAPASLRTTLQSIDAKIAEAQKLFSVEHPETTAAPLREALKTLDTLLVATDSGTLADDQKFNVLHELRIKRVQLNNALLLAHGITLTATLDQPEAGQHLLSTQKNIFYKVKLSNDGPDPIELDNTHVSVLTGTIESTLKPHTSPEALREIQIAQVLPPTRPYFTRPGIEQPFYDIADPALRDAPATPLPLVTSQPFNDQGVPLEIKAIVGYASGPEQGQPVVIVPPVSVALNHAAGIVSPAERSFPLITHTTVQIDDSLTATHRPPAAPQSAAATAVLRLTDKAPILIHPALVNLAATHAGPAVESTFTVTPKTIVAGSIVHLSASVTYEGREYAEGFRPVGYSTLPATNQYTPATYKATAVDVVTAPHLKIAYLPGTGDDVAAYLPNLGVKPTILSVTDLANLSQYDAVLLGVRAYAAHPELSNSKALLDYAKAGGVVIVQYNTARYGSDQSPYPIEVPGDSAHNVVVEAQPVQILAPNAPLMSWPNKLTADDFKGWNEELGHGFASSWDNHFDALTETHDPDQDPQKGGLLYARTGRGAYVYLAYALYRQLPEGVPGAYRLLANLISLPKNPASGIQPVAR comes from the coding sequence ATGGCGCCCCAATCTTCCTACGCACTGCTGAGCCGTCGCAGCCTCGCCGTCGCCTCTTCCCTTCTGCTTGCCGCCGTGGCCTTCGCGCAGAAGCCTGCGCCGACTCCGGACCCCGCCAACCTCGCCGGCGAGCAGGTCTCCGCACCTGCCCTGGCCGATACGCTGCCCATCAACCACGGCGCACCCGCCCTCGCGCAACTCCTCAAGAAGCTGCGAACCCGCGCCTCGCTCATGATGATCGTCGCCCATCCCGACGACGAAGACGGCGGCATGCTCACCTACGAATCCCGCGGACAAGGCGTCCGCACCGCCATGCTCACCCTCACCCGCGGCGAGGGCGGCCAGAACCTCATGACCGCCGACTTCAACGACGCCCTCGGCCTCATCCGCACGCAGGAGCTCCTCGCCGCCGACCGCTACATGGGAGTCGATCAGTTCTTCGGCTCCGTCGTCGACTTCGGCTTCTCCAAGACCCCCGAAGAGACCCTGGCGCAGTGGACCCACAAGCGCGTCCTCTACGACACTGTCCGCGCCGTCCGCCTCTATCGCCCGCTCGTCCTCACCAGCACCTGGATCGGCGGCGTCACCGACGGCCACGGCCACCACCAGGTCTCCGGCCAGATGAACCAGGAGGTCTTCACCGCCGCAGCCGACCCCAACGTCTTCCCGGAGATGGGCCTTCCCCCCTGGGCGCCCCTCAAGGTCTATGCCCGTCAGCCCTTCGCCCGTATCGGCCCCGAAGGCATGTTCGACTACGCCACCGGCAAGAGCACCCCCGCGCGCTTCTACAACTACGTCACCAAACAGTGGACGGCCACGCCCCCCGCCGCCAACGTGCTGATCCCCGAGGGAACCCCCAGCAGCGATCCCGGCATGGACGGCGACACCTACCTCCAGTTCGCCCGCAAAGGTCTCGCACTCCAGAAGACGCAAAACGGGGGCGCAACCCGCCAACCCCGCGCCACTGCTTACGACGCCCCGTACACCCGCTACGGCTCCCGCGTCCCCGCCAAGGACAAGGAGCAGAGCTTCTTCGAGGGCATCGACATCTCACTCCCCGGCATCGCCACCCTCGCTCCGGACGCGCCAGCCAGCCTGCGCACCACCCTCCAGTCCATCGACGCGAAGATCGCCGAAGCCCAGAAACTCTTCTCCGTCGAACATCCCGAGACCACCGCAGCTCCCCTGCGCGAGGCACTCAAGACGCTCGATACTCTTCTCGTCGCAACAGACTCAGGCACGCTTGCGGATGACCAGAAGTTCAACGTCCTCCATGAGCTCCGCATCAAGCGCGTCCAGCTCAACAACGCCCTTCTCCTCGCCCACGGCATCACCCTCACGGCCACCCTCGACCAGCCCGAAGCCGGCCAGCATCTCCTCTCCACCCAGAAGAACATCTTCTACAAGGTAAAGCTCTCAAACGACGGCCCCGACCCCATCGAACTCGACAACACCCACGTCTCCGTCCTCACCGGAACCATCGAGAGCACCCTCAAACCCCACACCTCGCCAGAGGCCCTCCGTGAGATCCAAATCGCCCAGGTCCTCCCCCCCACCCGCCCCTACTTCACCCGCCCAGGCATCGAGCAGCCCTTCTACGACATCGCCGACCCAGCCCTCCGCGACGCCCCCGCCACGCCACTCCCCCTCGTCACCTCCCAGCCCTTCAACGACCAGGGCGTCCCCCTCGAGATCAAAGCCATCGTCGGCTACGCCTCCGGACCCGAGCAGGGACAACCCGTCGTCATCGTCCCGCCCGTCTCGGTCGCACTCAATCATGCCGCGGGGATCGTCTCTCCCGCCGAACGTTCCTTTCCCCTCATCACCCACACCACTGTCCAGATCGACGACTCACTCACCGCGACCCATCGCCCACCTGCCGCCCCCCAATCCGCCGCCGCCACCGCCGTCCTCCGCCTCACCGACAAGGCGCCGATCCTGATCCATCCAGCGCTGGTCAACCTCGCCGCAACCCACGCCGGCCCGGCCGTCGAGTCCACGTTCACCGTGACCCCCAAAACCATCGTCGCCGGTTCGATCGTCCATCTCTCCGCCTCCGTCACCTACGAGGGCCGTGAGTACGCCGAAGGGTTCCGCCCGGTCGGCTACTCCACCCTCCCCGCCACCAACCAATACACCCCCGCCACCTACAAAGCCACCGCCGTCGACGTCGTCACCGCCCCGCACCTCAAGATCGCCTACCTCCCCGGCACCGGCGACGACGTGGCCGCCTACCTCCCCAACCTCGGCGTCAAACCCACCATCCTCTCCGTAACCGACCTCGCCAACCTGTCCCAATACGACGCCGTCCTCCTCGGCGTCCGCGCCTACGCCGCCCACCCCGAGCTCTCCAACTCCAAAGCTCTCCTCGACTACGCCAAAGCCGGCGGCGTCGTCATCGTCCAGTACAACACCGCCCGCTACGGCAGCGACCAGTCCCCCTACCCCATCGAGGTCCCAGGCGACTCCGCCCACAACGTGGTCGTCGAGGCCCAGCCCGTCCAGATCCTCGCACCCAACGCCCCTCTGATGTCCTGGCCCAACAAGCTCACCGCGGACGACTTCAAGGGCTGGAACGAAGAGCTGGGCCACGGCTTCGCCTCCTCCTGGGACAATCACTTCGACGCCCTCACCGAGACCCACGACCCCGACCAGGATCCCCAAAAGGGAGGCCTCCTCTACGCCCGCACCGGCCGCGGAGCCTACGTCTACCTCGCCTACGCCCTCTACCGCCAACTCCCCGAAGGCGTCCCCGGAGCCTACCGGCTGCTGGCAAACCTGATCAGCCTCCCTAAAAATCCCGCGTCGGGAATCCAACCCGTCGCACGCTAG
- the msrP gene encoding protein-methionine-sulfoxide reductase catalytic subunit MsrP encodes MIVRSSRGNEIRSSEITPKQAFLEHKATRRGFLAGAGAIGAGFLTHGLMEPANHVFAGEKLNSVASKYTVSDTQTTFQKATNWNNFYEFGTDKTDPAHNAHTLHTRPWTVELSGLVKKKQTVGVDDLLKYRPIESRVYRHRCVEAWSMVIPWDGYSLSELINFAEPLPSAKYVQFISKVDRSQMPELPSGYDWPYSEGLRMDEAMNPLTLLTFGCYGEVLPNQNGAPVRVVIPWKYGFKSAKSIVKIVFTDKQPKTLWNEINSSEYGFYSNVNPQVDHPRWSQGHERRIDTGFLPRTIPTQMFNGYADQVASMYTGMDLKKNY; translated from the coding sequence ATGATCGTTCGCAGCAGCAGAGGCAATGAGATTCGTTCTTCGGAGATCACTCCGAAGCAGGCATTTCTGGAGCACAAGGCGACCAGGCGAGGATTTCTTGCCGGTGCCGGGGCAATCGGAGCCGGTTTTTTGACGCATGGCCTGATGGAACCTGCCAACCACGTGTTTGCGGGGGAGAAGCTGAACTCCGTCGCCAGCAAATACACCGTGAGCGACACCCAGACGACCTTCCAGAAGGCGACGAACTGGAACAATTTTTACGAGTTCGGTACGGATAAGACCGATCCAGCCCACAACGCCCACACGCTGCATACGCGGCCGTGGACTGTGGAGCTGTCGGGGCTGGTGAAGAAGAAGCAGACGGTCGGTGTGGATGATTTGCTGAAGTACCGTCCCATCGAGAGCCGCGTCTATCGCCATCGGTGCGTCGAGGCGTGGTCGATGGTGATTCCGTGGGACGGCTACTCGCTTTCCGAATTGATCAACTTTGCTGAGCCGTTGCCTTCGGCGAAGTATGTGCAATTCATCTCGAAGGTGGACCGGAGCCAGATGCCGGAGCTTCCGAGCGGCTACGACTGGCCGTACTCGGAGGGGCTGCGCATGGATGAGGCGATGAACCCTCTGACGCTGTTGACCTTCGGCTGCTATGGCGAGGTGCTGCCTAACCAGAACGGCGCTCCGGTGCGCGTGGTGATTCCGTGGAAGTATGGCTTCAAGTCGGCGAAGTCGATTGTGAAGATCGTCTTTACGGATAAGCAGCCGAAGACGCTCTGGAATGAGATCAATTCCAGCGAATACGGTTTCTATTCGAATGTGAACCCGCAGGTGGATCATCCGCGGTGGTCGCAGGGCCATGAGCGGCGGATCGACACGGGGTTTCTGCCGCGGACGATTCCGACGCAGATGTTCAATGGATATGCCGACCAGGTGGCCTCGATGTATACGGGGATGGATCTGAAGAAAAACTATTAG
- a CDS encoding acyl-CoA dehydrogenase family protein has translation MFGLTEEQEQLRAAVRAFAEGEVRPFVSEWDEKSEFPHAVVKKLGAMGLMGVIFPEELGGAGMGYVEYVLAIEELSRVDGSIGIIVASHNSLCTNHIMLAGNDEQKKRWVTKLASGAWLGAWGLTEPGSGSDAGGMRTTAVKTDAGWVINGGKTFITNGTYSDCAVVLALTDKEKGTHGGVSAFLVERGMAGFRSGRKENKLGLRASDTAELIFEDCVVPEENLLGAVGGGFRDAMRVLDGGRISIAALALGMARGALDAALQYSQERRQFGKAISEFQAIQFKLATMATELDAAWLLTMRAAQMKDAGMNVTKESAMAKLFASEAACRICDEGVQIHGGYGFIKDFPAEKFYRDVKLCTIGEGTSEIQRMVIARELLRGR, from the coding sequence ATGTTCGGGTTAACGGAAGAGCAGGAGCAGCTAAGAGCGGCAGTCAGGGCGTTTGCGGAGGGCGAGGTGAGGCCCTTTGTTTCGGAGTGGGATGAGAAGAGTGAGTTTCCGCACGCGGTGGTGAAGAAGCTGGGGGCGATGGGGTTGATGGGGGTGATCTTTCCCGAGGAGCTGGGCGGCGCGGGGATGGGGTATGTGGAGTATGTGCTGGCGATCGAGGAGCTCTCGCGGGTGGATGGGAGTATCGGGATCATTGTGGCTTCTCATAACTCCCTGTGTACGAACCACATTATGCTGGCGGGCAATGACGAGCAGAAGAAGCGGTGGGTGACGAAGCTGGCGAGCGGAGCGTGGCTGGGAGCGTGGGGCTTGACGGAGCCTGGGTCGGGTTCGGATGCGGGTGGGATGAGAACGACCGCGGTGAAGACGGACGCGGGGTGGGTGATCAACGGGGGAAAGACCTTTATTACGAATGGGACGTATTCGGACTGCGCCGTGGTGCTGGCGCTGACGGACAAGGAAAAGGGCACGCATGGCGGCGTGTCGGCGTTCCTGGTGGAGCGCGGGATGGCGGGGTTTCGGTCGGGGCGCAAGGAGAACAAACTGGGGCTGCGGGCGAGCGATACGGCGGAGCTGATCTTCGAGGACTGCGTGGTGCCGGAGGAGAATCTGCTGGGGGCGGTCGGTGGCGGGTTTCGGGATGCGATGCGGGTGCTCGACGGCGGGAGGATCTCGATTGCGGCGCTGGCGCTGGGGATGGCGCGGGGGGCTTTGGATGCTGCGTTGCAGTACTCGCAGGAGCGGCGGCAGTTTGGGAAGGCGATCAGTGAGTTTCAGGCGATCCAGTTCAAGCTGGCGACGATGGCGACGGAGCTCGATGCGGCCTGGTTGTTGACGATGCGCGCGGCGCAGATGAAGGACGCCGGGATGAACGTGACGAAGGAGTCGGCGATGGCAAAGCTATTTGCGAGTGAGGCGGCTTGCCGGATCTGCGATGAGGGCGTGCAGATTCATGGGGGGTATGGGTTCATCAAGGACTTTCCGGCGGAGAAGTTTTACCGGGATGTGAAGCTTTGCACGATCGGGGAAGGGACGAGCGAGATTCAGCGGATGGTGATTGCCCGGGAGTTGTTGCGGGGGCGGTAG
- a CDS encoding DUF1800 domain-containing protein: MSLRVFGITALAVVLASPLFGQQKPAVSTKKKAAPPSAKTKPAALVALNERERAQQMLNRFTFGPRPGEVDRVQAEGTDKWFEEQMQPASIPDKVLDRKLQDFPTLFMTPDRALLQFPDRGEIERVAKGQVPYPTDPALASMYEVLVFKQEDDKAKNKVDASGKKAYDPTPDEVAAEKKAQQADAARVAGVLFALPKNQRMAALIKMPVADRIAFTGNLAGDQRNLLLNDFTPREREIFQGMAAGPGGAAYQIGQELSQAKMVRAVLSERQLQEVMADFWFNHFNVFVGKDADQWYTTSYDRDAIRAHALGKFRDLLMATAKSPAMSIYLDNWLSIGPDSIANGGSAPGAKKGNKGLNENYGREVMELHTVGVNGGYTQADVTALAAILTGWSVDRPYGGAGGFLFDPKKHEPGVKQWFGHEIGSATVASDGGLQEGVQALTILAASPKTAHFISWKLAQRFVADDPPAALVDRMAATYMASDGDIKAILRTLAQSPEFNSTKYFRNKVKTPVEYLASAFRTTATDPTNPGALVQAAKTMGMPVFYALPPTGYYITAEQWMNSSALVDRLNFAYKLTNNQFGGQKFDSPHVLALGLMEQPAAAAKVQPAVFAPGDATPDGVDTVLKVLETTMIGGGVSAQTNQLIHKQVESQAALGTGDRLNLLTALVMGAPEFQLR; encoded by the coding sequence ATGTCCTTGCGTGTCTTCGGGATTACAGCACTCGCCGTCGTTTTGGCTTCACCGTTGTTTGGGCAGCAGAAGCCGGCTGTCTCCACAAAGAAGAAGGCGGCACCTCCCAGCGCCAAGACCAAGCCTGCGGCCCTGGTGGCTCTTAACGAGCGTGAGAGGGCGCAGCAGATGCTGAACCGGTTCACGTTCGGGCCGCGCCCGGGTGAGGTGGACCGCGTGCAGGCGGAGGGCACGGATAAGTGGTTTGAGGAGCAGATGCAGCCGGCGTCGATTCCGGATAAAGTGCTTGATCGTAAGCTCCAGGATTTTCCAACGCTTTTCATGACTCCCGACCGCGCGTTGCTGCAGTTCCCGGATCGTGGGGAGATTGAACGAGTCGCCAAGGGACAGGTGCCGTATCCGACCGATCCTGCACTGGCCTCGATGTACGAGGTTCTGGTCTTCAAGCAGGAGGACGACAAGGCGAAGAATAAGGTCGATGCCTCGGGCAAGAAGGCCTACGACCCGACTCCGGATGAGGTGGCTGCGGAGAAGAAGGCACAGCAGGCGGATGCGGCGCGCGTAGCCGGTGTGCTCTTCGCGTTGCCGAAGAACCAGCGCATGGCAGCGCTGATCAAGATGCCGGTGGCCGACCGGATTGCCTTCACGGGGAATCTTGCGGGTGACCAGAGGAATCTGCTGCTGAACGACTTTACGCCGCGTGAGAGGGAGATCTTCCAGGGGATGGCTGCCGGTCCGGGCGGTGCTGCATACCAGATCGGTCAGGAGCTTTCGCAGGCGAAGATGGTGCGGGCTGTTTTGTCGGAGAGGCAGTTGCAGGAGGTGATGGCGGATTTTTGGTTCAACCACTTCAACGTCTTCGTGGGGAAGGATGCGGACCAGTGGTACACCACGAGCTATGACCGGGATGCGATCCGGGCGCATGCGCTGGGGAAGTTTCGCGACCTGCTGATGGCTACGGCGAAGAGTCCGGCGATGTCGATCTACCTGGATAACTGGCTTTCGATCGGGCCGGATTCGATTGCGAATGGGGGCTCGGCACCGGGGGCGAAGAAGGGCAACAAGGGCCTGAACGAGAACTACGGGCGCGAGGTGATGGAGCTGCATACCGTCGGGGTGAACGGGGGGTATACGCAGGCGGATGTGACGGCACTGGCGGCGATTCTGACGGGGTGGAGCGTGGATCGTCCGTATGGCGGGGCGGGAGGATTCCTCTTCGATCCGAAGAAGCATGAGCCGGGTGTCAAGCAGTGGTTTGGGCATGAGATCGGGTCGGCGACCGTGGCCAGCGACGGTGGGTTGCAGGAGGGCGTGCAGGCTTTGACGATTCTCGCGGCCTCGCCGAAGACGGCGCATTTTATTAGCTGGAAGCTGGCGCAGCGGTTCGTGGCGGACGATCCTCCGGCTGCGCTGGTGGACCGCATGGCGGCTACGTATATGGCGAGCGACGGGGATATCAAGGCGATTCTGCGGACGCTGGCGCAGTCGCCGGAGTTCAACTCGACGAAGTACTTTCGCAACAAGGTGAAGACGCCGGTGGAGTATCTGGCTTCGGCGTTCCGGACGACGGCGACCGATCCGACCAACCCGGGGGCGCTGGTGCAGGCTGCAAAGACGATGGGAATGCCGGTGTTTTATGCGCTTCCGCCGACGGGGTACTACATTACGGCGGAGCAGTGGATGAACTCGAGTGCGCTGGTGGACCGGCTGAACTTTGCCTATAAGCTGACGAATAACCAGTTTGGCGGGCAGAAGTTCGATTCGCCGCATGTGCTGGCGCTTGGCCTCATGGAACAGCCGGCGGCAGCGGCGAAGGTGCAGCCGGCGGTGTTCGCGCCCGGGGATGCGACTCCCGATGGCGTGGATACGGTGCTGAAGGTGCTCGAGACGACGATGATTGGCGGGGGCGTTTCGGCGCAGACGAACCAGTTGATTCACAAGCAGGTGGAGAGTCAGGCGGCGCTGGGAACGGGGGATCGGCTCAATCTGTTGACGGCCCTGGTGATGGGGGCACCGGAGTTTCAGTTGCGATAG